From Ictalurus punctatus breed USDA103 chromosome 26, Coco_2.0, whole genome shotgun sequence:
TTActaaagaaggaaggaaggaagattcTAACCGAGtctcctcttcttttttctgcTCCAGTCCTTTGCCCATGGAGAACATCCCTGATCCACCATATCCTGGCCCACCTCTGGACTCTTGGTCCAGCAGTAACTTCACACCCTATCCATGTCCTCAGACACACCACATCCCACCGGAGGTAAAGCCCAGCGAATGGGGTTAATAAAGTTCACCCTGATCTTCTGCTTCCTTTCTGCAGATTTGTGCTGCCAGTCAAGTCAAATGCTTCTTAACCCCccacctctctgtctctctgcctctctgtgcgtctatctgtctctctttgggATGCAGGGCAGTCCCTATACTCACCTGCACCCTCCAGGTCCTCAACGCCAAAGGTATGTGTTCTACCATGCATCTTCCTGACATGGCACACACTTGAAGATCGCTAGCAGAAGTGGACTAGCTGTTggaatgttgttgttgttttagttaGCATAGctttagatatatatatatatatatatatatatatacctgtcagTGAACAAAATGctgaatgatttatttatttatttatttattttttcccagaCCTGCTTGTCAGGATGTACTGTATCATGTCACAAAGATAGATAACAGAATATGAGACTGAAGTTactgaggaaggaaggaaggaaggaatgatcTTTTTCTGCTGTTCTGCAGTTCTTTGCCCACAGAGAGGATGCCCATGCGTACGTATTCTGGCCCACCACTGGGGTTTGATTCCACCGTTTCAGACCAAAAAGCCTTCAGCTACGCTCCCgctccgcacacacactacagaagtGAAGGGGACTGCAAGGTTCTCACACAACATTCCTGTCCCTTCCCAGACTTCTGACCATAAAACTAGAGACGTCTGCAATGCTTCtaaaccctctctctctctctgtctctctctctctctctctctctctctctctctctctctctctctctgtctctctctccctctctctctctctctctctctctctctctctctctctgtctctctctctccctctctctctctctctctcactctctctctctctctgtctctctctctctccctctctctctctctctctcactctctctctctctctctctctctctctctctctctctcactctctctctctctctctctctctctctctctctctgtctctctctccctctctctctctctctctcactctctctctctctctgtctctctctctctcctcctctctctctctctctctcactctctctctctctctctctctctctctctctctctctcactctctctctctctctctctctctccctctctctctctctctgtctctctctccctctctctctctctctctctgtctctctctccctctctctctctgtctctctctctctctctctgtctctctctctctctctctctctctctctctctctctctctctctgtctctctctctctctctctctctctgtctctctctctctctctctctctctctgtctctctctctcctctctctctctctgtctctctctcctctctctctctgtctctctctctctctctctgtctctctctctctctctctctctctgtctctctccctctctctctctctctctctctctctgtctctctctctctgtctctctctctctctgtctctctctctctctctctctgtctctctctctctgtctctctctccctctctctctctctctctgtctctctctccctctctctctctctctctctctctgtctctctctctctccctctctctctctctctctgtctctctctccctctctctctctctctctctctctctctgtctctctctctctccctctctctctctctctctgtctctctctccctctctctctctctctctctgtctctctctctctgtctctctctccctctctctctctctctctgtctctctctccctctctctctctctctctctctctctgtctctctctctctccctctctctctctctctctctgtctctctctccctctctctctctctctctctctctgtctctctctccctctctctccctctctctctctctctctctctctctctctctctgtctctctctctctgtctctctctctctctctctctctccctctcactctctctgtctctctctctctctctctctccctctcactctctctgtctctctctctctctctctccctctctctctctgtctctctctctctctctctctccctctctgtctctctccctctctccctccctctccctctccctctctctccctctctctgattTGTTGGTATATAGGGAAGTCCCTGTACTCATCTGCCCTCTCCTAATCATCAACACCCCTGCCATTCGGAGCCATCTGGAACATACAGAGAGGTACAAAATGGAGCCTTCACCCCTCACCCAGCAAGGGTTCCGGGTTGGGGTTGGTTTGTTACGGCTCAGGAATCTCGTGTTAAAATTCTTTCACTTTCGCTGGCATCAATCTAACAACTATGCATCTTCaactcattttctctctctctctctctctctctctctctctctctctctctcgctctctctctctctccctctctctctctctctctcgctctctctctctctctgacatttAGGGTGTTCCCTGTCAACACGCACATTCAGACTGTAAGCCCACCTGCTGTCCTCAACCTGCAAATCACAGGTATTTAAAAGCTGCTGCTTCTCACGTTATCTTTACTCCGCCCACTCCGCCCATGTGATGGATGAATTATGTGGAAATGTGACATTCACGCCCGTATGTGGACCTACCCAAACCTGGAAGCACACAATGCTCTAGAATTTGTATTGTGCAGCATTTAGAATTGCCTTTACTGGAGTTAAGAGGCccagacctgttccagcatgacagtgcccctgtgcgtagagcgagctccatgaagacacggtctGACCATGCCTCACGTGTGTGCTCTGACCTGGAATCAGCCAACGGGTGTGAAAGCACCGTGGGGTTTCGTTGACGAGGTTGGAGTAGATTGATTTGGGAATCGAACTGCAGCTGTGTAACACTGAATAACATGaaagagacaggagacagagagatggacagagagagagggagagacaggagacagagagggagagagagagagatgaacagagagggagagacaggagacagagagagacagagagatggacagagagagagggggagacaggagacagagagagacagagagatggacagagagagagagagagagacaggagagagagagagacaggagacagagagagacagagagatggacagagagagagggagagacaggagacagagagggagagacaggagacagagagagagagagacaggagacagagagagagagagacaggagacagagagagacaggagacagagagagacagagagatggacagagagggagggagagacaggagacagagagggagagacaggagacagagagacaggagacagagagagagagacaggagacagagagggagagacagagagagagacagagagatggacagagagggagagacaggagacagagagagacaagagacagagagagagacagagagatggagagggagagagacaggagacagagagagagacagagagatggacagagagggagagacaggagacagagagagagagagacaggagacagagagagagacagagagatggacagagagagagagacaggagacagagagagagagacaggagacagagagatggacagagaaggagagacaggagacagagagggagagacaggagacagagagatggacagagaaggagagacaggagacagagagggagagagagagagacacgagAGCAAAAGCAGAGATGAAGTGAAATACCAGGAGACTCTGAAAAAGCACACAGTTTGGAAAAGCTTGACCAGAACACCACATGACCATTTCATATATATTCCCAGACGCCGTTATAACATtgtaataagctccactcttctgggaagactttccaccaGATTTTGGGAGTCTGGCAgaacactcgagttcttcctctctctctctctctctctctctctctctctctctctctctctctgtctcctgtctctctctctgtctgtctttctttgtctctctctgtctcctgtgtgtgtgtctctctctctgtctcccgtctctctctctctctgtctctctttgtctctctctgtctcctgcgtgtgtgtctttctctgtctcctgtctctctgtctctctctgtctcctgtgtgtgtgtctctctctcactctctctctctgtctcctgtctctctctctctcacgcactctttctctgtctcctgtctctctgtctctctctgtctctctttgtttctctctgtctcctgtgtgtgtgtgtctctctctcactcactctctctctgtctcctgtctctctctgtctcctgtctctctctcatgctctctctcactgtctcctgcctctctctctctctctctctgcctcctgtgtgtgtgtgtctctctctctgtctcctgtctctctctctatctctctctctctctttgataAACACGGGTAGGTGTTATAATGCCGTACGAACGCTTTATAACGAGTCTCGAATGTCTTCAGCAGTCCGCACGCGTACGTCCTTCACAGACACTGTTTAATGGAGGTTTTCCTTTTGTCCTTTTTTCCATGGCGGGAAACGTCTGCATCACCGTATGACAGCATGATGAAGCACAAGGACTTCCCTCACGCACAGCCCCAGATGGAGGTAAATTtcagacggggggggggggggggggggggggtttcacaCTCGGGTATCTGTCTCACGCTTTTACTTTCCGTACTGGTTCCGCTGGAATTCAGATCCTTGCGGTAAACCACTGAGAAACCGGTCCTGGAATGCTGCACCTGACTTTCTGTTTGGATGTACTATCTGTCCGGTCAATGTCCCTGtgcccttacacacacacacgcacacacacacacgcacacacacacagtgtttatctGTACTCTCTTTTAGCATCATTGTTGCTCCGAGAAGAGAACCACTGATTACTTCAAGCACACTACGGAGTACAGGAAAACcaggtacgtgtgtgtgtgtgtgtgtgtgtgtgtgtgtgtgtgtgtgttagctgtttTACACTTTCCCAAAATGTATCAGAAGATAGCAGGTGTGACTGTTGGTAAATTTTGTGACTCAGTCTGGGTTTAAACAGAAGTTCAGTGAAGACGGAGGTCTCGCTACGTAGTTTTGCTGATTTTACGTCTTGATTTCTCGAGGGttcttttttatgttattttatacGATCACTATGTCTGGTCTTGGGTTCGTTGAGGATGGAGTTAAGGATAGAAACGACACTGTGCAAAGTACATGTTGgtgtaaagtgtataataaaaGGGGGAATTAACGCAAGTATTTTGCGTGTCGTGCCTGGTAGTGATCCATTTTCTAATATTCTGTCATTCTGTCGTTCAACACGTACTGCATGGGCAGTTCAGAATTGCTCGAGCCGTTCCTCTCATGTCTCTCATCCGACATGGATTTTAAACTGTGTCTGTTCACAGCGGCGTCCGATGACGTACGTTTTGCGAGCTCTTTGTCGTCCACGTCGTCCGAACggaactgtatatatatatatatatatatatatacgcggCATGCAGTACGGCGACAGTAAGATGCGTACACGTGTACACGTGAGCGCCTCTGCTAACTTGCACTGAGTGAAATCCAGCTCGACCGGTTGCGTCGTGGCTCTGCGCTCGCGATCCCTGCCGTGTTTTTTCTGTCACACACACCGGACGGGTTCTTCGTTTACGGCCGTCTGATAATCGTCACTGTAATCGACGGCGTGGGGGCGGAGTCAGCAGGGGAACATCCGTGCGCGGAAATGAGAATACACGCACGGGGTGAAAACCCGGGGTTGAGTAGAACCCGGGAACGTGTAACACGTATACAGTGGAGAAGACGAGGACAGAGGAGGGTTTAAACTACTAGACAGACTACTGAGAGAACCggtgaacacaatcaggaaATAAACCGACGGTATGACAGGACtggagcaaaacaaaaacacgtcTCGttgacattttttacatttcacgGCGTTCAGcggacgcccttatccagagcgacacGCGCCCTTATCTCATTCACGCTACTGAgcggttgagggttaagggccttgctcaagggcccagcactggtagcttggcagtgctggggcttgaactcctgcccttctgatcagtcacccagagcctttaaccacttcCCCATCATCAAGTGTACGAGCAACACTACCAGGATTAGCGacaactataaaaaaaaacaaaaataaagaaataacgTTATATTACGACTTTATAAAATGATTACTATAAATGGTTTCTATACCAGACCTGATTCTTAACGTTCATCCCAGACGTACGTCCCACTCCCGGGTTCTCCGTGCCTCCGTATCAGCCTGTGGGAAGGAAAAGTCATACGTGTTGTATTATTCGCTTTTAAGATTTGAAACGCACACCACAGCTCTGATAGAACAGGAAGTGTGAGCCTCatcttcttttttgtttcctcctccagtgTAAACAACCTATCTCCATATCCACCGTATCCCAGCCCCGGTCTGAACCTGCAGCCACCCAACCCTGTGCAGCAAGTCATAACAGGTCTGTGCACCAAACCCCAGTATCCACTCATCACGGGACACGCTGCTATAGGAAAAAATCCAAGACCGTGCGGTTACCACTAGGAAGgacattattttcctatatatatatatatatatatatatatatatatatatataacagcatgtctttttctttttaattcctTCTTATACAATtgcaatgttttatatattaaaagatGACACATGGTACTTTTTATCCGCTTATAGTTCCGTTTAATAATGTTCAACATgcgcaaaaataaataaataaataaatgaacaatttgTTCCTGTTCTCCTGACCGGAAGATGTCGTTACAGCTTTCCCTCCGACCGCTACAgagcgctgacgctggagactccttccgtaaacgtgaTATAACCATGTCCTCGCAGAACACGTCGCCACGTCGGCGGCTGCACGCGTTTTTTAACCCGTTCGTGTCTAGCGTGCGCCGTGCACCTGGCTGTCACTATGGAAACGACGAGGTATTAGAACGATTCGTGTAAACAGAGCTGCAGTCCGGACGGATCGGAATTCAGCGGCGCTGTGGGATCGATGCACGTTAACGGTGGAGATGAGGTGAACTGAGTAACGGTGAcgtcgttttgttttttcacactTCTCTACAGATAGCCCTGCACCCATGTATAGACCTGGATACGGTTATTATACCACTCAGGCGACTCAGCCTGGGGTCCAAGTGGTCCACAGCGGCGGGACTCAGATGGTAATCCAGCCCCCTAGGCAGACAATGGTGGTCGGCGGGGCAACACACACCATAATCCAGCCTGCTGCTCCACCTACTATGATTATCCAGCGGGCAAATCCGACTGTTCGAGTCGTCCAGCCGCAGGTTCTGCCTACAGTGATCCAGCGACCTGCAGCCAACACCGTGGGTGAGTTGTAGGATCGGCTTTACACGCACGTGAAGTTGTAATAAACACCATTTGCCTCACACACGCGCGACTCATACGGCTTTCCTCTGATTTACAGTTTATCGCCGTTATTACTGAAGTCATGCGAGTGAACCCTTCCAGGACGACACGGACGACGCTCCAGTGAAGACTCCAGCGGGATTTTACGCCATGTCGAAAATTCCTCCCGTATTCATTATCGAGTCCTTAATCAGATCGTAAAATAAGCGCAGAGTTACGCTCGGACATCAGCTCTCCTCGTCCACTCGGACTCCTCGTCCGTCCTCGCCGagattctttttcttcttcccttttGTGTATCCGTGGTGATTAGATTAGTAAATCCTTATGTTATTGGTGTATTACCACAAAACCTACAGCGCGGTACGAGCCAGGTGTGCACAAACGGTACTcgtgtaataatgtaataaagtaaTGAAGTCATACGTTTTGATGAATAAGGGACAGCAACGAGTACCGCTGTATATCAGGTCGGGTATGAGATTAAGATCATCGCGATGCGATTCATGGTTTCTGGGTAAGGTTTTCTCCTCGAGGTGTCAGCAGCCTTCCAAACGAGgcttttgggttgttgttttttttcttttctttaatggTATGAAACGCTCCAGAGTGAGAACGTGCACACTGCAAAGGAGGTGCATGATTGTAAGGGGAGGGTGGGTGTGGCGGGGGGGCATCCATTTCCACGATGTTCATTAATCACCTATCAATATAACATCACAATAAAATCTGATTAAATCACACTTTCTCCTGTATCAACACAAGCCTGTTCACTTACTGACTAAAGATGCTCATAAACCACTTTGTCAATGTCACACACGGCTTAAGAAAGTGTCATAAAGTCTATTATAATGCAGTCTATTAGCACTTTATAAATatgtttccttttaaataatcatAGCAGTGTGTCGAACACCTTACGAATGCATTGTAAACGTGTTACGCAGGTACTTGTGGGTCATGACATCTTTGGCCTCTGTAGAAAGTGTTACATGTGTATtacatgtgtatttttttttgttttcccatcGTCTTAACCCTCGTGTTTTATTTAGACGACGTTTACTCGCCGTCGGGTGTCGCGGAGACCTCAGTCGCTCGTGTCTGACGTTATAATAAACGTTCTATTGAATCACgaatctttttgttgttgttgttgttgttgtcgctTTTTTCAATCTAAATCATTCAAATGCATGTGAGAGGAAAGAGTGAAATTTACACTCGGTTTGATACGAAACatcttgaagaaaaaaagtgcTGAAGTGACCGTAAAGCAC
This genomic window contains:
- the LOC108258451 gene encoding uncharacterized protein LOC108258451, with amino-acid sequence MASSSAPPYTGPPLESSSYAQQKAHAPQPAPRTHLSTVQSGPYNHQQSPGPQHHSPLPMENIPDPPYPGPPLDSWSSSNFTPYPCPQTHHIPPEGSPYTHLHPPGPQRQSSLPTERMPMRTYSGPPLGFDSTVSDQKAFSYAPAPHTHYRSEGDCKGSPCTHLPSPNHQHPCHSEPSGTYREGVPCQHAHSDCKPTCCPQPANHSMMKHKDFPHAQPQMEHHCCSEKRTTDYFKHTTEYRKTSVNNLSPYPPYPSPGLNLQPPNPVQQVITDSPAPMYRPGYGYYTTQATQPGVQVVHSGGTQMVIQPPRQTMVVGGATHTIIQPAAPPTMIIQRANPTVRVVQPQVLPTVIQRPAANTVVYRRYY